CTCATCACAGTGTCCCTTTCTTCCTCCGCATGGGTATATTCGGTATTCAGTCCGTTTCCTTCTTTTCAAAAAAGCTCATAAAGCTGCTGCGGTCCAGCTCCTCCGGCACCTGTGCGGACGCCGGGCGGGAGTAGTGGCCGGTATGCACGTTCGGCACAGCGGGCGCGGTGGGCCGTGCTTCCTCCAAACTCTGCTCTTCAGCAGAAAGCTCGAACTCTTCCGGCTCTTCCAGAGGCTTCGGCTCCGGCAAAGGCTCGGGTTTCTCCTGCACCGGTGCGGCGGGGGCGGGGCGCACAAGCTCCCGCTCCGCGCTCTGGGCGGCTTCGCCTGCCGAAAGACGGGCGCGCAGGGTCTGAATCTCCTGCTTCATACGCTCAATTTCACGGCGGGCCTCATCGGCCTCCAAACGGCTGCGGGAGGAATCCTCCAGGTAATCCTTAATCTGCGAGCGCAGATTATCCGCCGCCGCCACGGCTTTTTTCGACTCGTCGCAGAACGACAAAGCGGTTATGATCGCGGCCAGGGTTAAAGAAACCCGGTCGTTTTTGGACATAATGCTCTGAATGCTTTTTTCCACTTCATCCCCAAGTGCAAGCACATAAGTCTCGTTATCCTCCGAGGTAAGGGTACACTCGGTTCCGCAAATATTCAGACGCACCTTAATCTTATTCATGGTGACCATCCTTTCACAGCCTTGGCAGCAGGCCGGCATTCCATACAATCTCTTTTATTATAAGCCATTTTCAGCAATTAGGAAAGAGCCTGTCGCGTTTTGCCGGATTTTCTTTCGCACGCGCGCGGAAAAACGGCGCCCCACTCAAAACCGGTTTTGTTTAATTTGCCTAAATTTACGCCCGTTTTCTCCTGGTAAGGAACCAGCGCAAAATCAATGCGACTTACTTTGTTTTGATGGGAATACGGGCAAAATTTACGTTTTTTTCTTATTTATTCTGTCAGTTTATTGGAATTGTATTTCGGCTCTTTTTGGTATACAATAAACATAAATCTTATTTGGCATATGATAGGGAAAAAAGTTGCTTTCTTTTGGAATAGAATTGGAGGATATGATCAGATGAATTATACGCTTTCAAAAAAAGAAATTCAGGCGCGCGTCAAAGAAACGCTGAGCCATGAAATGAGTGTGGAATGGCAGGACGCCACCGATGAGCAGTACTACAAGGCCGTGGCCCTGGTCGTGCGCGATATGATGGTAAAGGGCCGAAAGGAATTTCGCGAGGATGCGAACAAAACCGGCACCAAAACCATCTACTATTTATGTATGGAGTTCCTTCTGGGCCGCTCGCTCAAAAATAACCTCTTTAACCTCGGGCTGGAGGATTCGTTCCGCCAGGCGCTTTCCGGCATGAATGTGAATTTGGACAGCGTTTACGAGCAGGAACCGGACGCGGGCCTTGGCAATGGTGGTCTGGGGCGTCTTGCGGCCTGTTTTCTCGACGCGCTGGCCACGCTTGGCTACCCGGCGATGGGCTATTCGCTGCGGTACGAATATGGCATCTTCCGCCAAAAGCTGGTGGAGGGCTGGCAGACCGAGCTGCCGGATTTCTGGCTGCCGGGCGGGAGCGTATGGTTCCAGCCGGTACCGGACCGTGCGGTTGAGGTGCATTTTGACGGAACGATTGAGGAATCGTGGAACAACCAGTACCAC
Above is a window of Faecalispora anaeroviscerum DNA encoding:
- the zapA gene encoding cell division protein ZapA, which gives rise to MNKIKVRLNICGTECTLTSEDNETYVLALGDEVEKSIQSIMSKNDRVSLTLAAIITALSFCDESKKAVAAADNLRSQIKDYLEDSSRSRLEADEARREIERMKQEIQTLRARLSAGEAAQSAERELVRPAPAAPVQEKPEPLPEPKPLEEPEEFELSAEEQSLEEARPTAPAVPNVHTGHYSRPASAQVPEELDRSSFMSFFEKKETD